The proteins below are encoded in one region of Polynucleobacter sp. AP-Elch-400A-B2:
- the lptE gene encoding LPS assembly lipoprotein LptE, whose protein sequence is MRVNHLRRTMLGFLTLAPVSGLIACGYRLRGMVDLPFKVIAITGNPSPPLRADLQTAILTGTDAKVAINPKDADLILEVTNDLNGREILAYNSNGQVSAYRLNIRVGFRAYDNTGADVVPEAEIYMTRDMDFSVSTVLATDVQIQQFLSLMRRDLAVQILRRVSASARAPQARSF, encoded by the coding sequence ATGCGCGTAAATCACCTTCGACGTACTATGCTTGGGTTTCTCACCTTAGCCCCAGTCAGTGGTTTGATAGCCTGCGGCTATCGTTTGCGTGGCATGGTGGATTTGCCATTTAAGGTTATTGCAATTACTGGTAATCCATCACCACCTTTGCGCGCTGATTTGCAAACAGCGATCTTGACTGGTACTGATGCGAAGGTGGCGATTAACCCTAAAGATGCTGATCTTATCTTAGAGGTTACCAACGATCTAAATGGCCGTGAGATCTTGGCATATAACTCGAATGGTCAAGTTTCTGCCTACCGCTTAAATATTCGGGTCGGATTTAGGGCGTATGACAACACTGGCGCAGATGTTGTGCCTGAAGCTGAAATCTATATGACTCGCGATATGGACTTCTCGGTATCGACCGTTTTGGCTACCGATGTCCAAATACAACAATTTCTATCTTTGATGCGCAGAGATCTGGCCGTTCAAATTCTGCGTCGTGTTTCTGCATCCGCTCGAGCACCACAGGCTCGAAGCTTTTAA